Below is a window of bacterium DNA.
GAGGGGGTCCTGCTGGAACAGGACCGGGCCGAGCACGGGGATCTGGGCAAACAGGGGGATCGGGGCCGACTGGAACCCCGACCCCGGCACACCGACGTAGCCCCTCCCTAGGAATGCCGACATGCCTGTGGCAAAAATGGTGAGCGCGAGCCCGCTGGCGACCTGGTTCGCGCGTAGCGTCACGCTCAAAAACGCGTGAATCACGCTGAGGCATCCCCCAGCCGCCGCTGCCGCGGCCGCGCCGATCCACGGGTTACTCGTCCGAGCGGTGACGGCGAACCCGGCCAGGGCACTCGCGAGCATCATCCCTTCAACCCCGAGGTTGAGCACCCCGGCGCGCTCGGCGAAGATTTCGCCAAGCGTGGCGAACAGCACCGGCGTCCCCGCGCGGACGGCTGCTGCGAGCACGGCGGCCGTCACCGGGCTCACCGGACCGCCCCCGATCCGGTCGAGATCGGCGCGACCCGCCGCCGTCCGATCGCCACCCGGTATCCGGCCAGCACCTCCCCGCCCAGCACGAAGAAGAAGATCAGCCCCTGCAGCATGTTCACCACCGCGATCGGGAGCCCGAGCGAAATCTGCAGAGAGTCACCGCCCAGATAGAGCCCCCCTAGCAGCACTGCGACGATCACCACCGCGACGGGGTTCAGCTTTGCCAGCCAGGCGACGATGATCGCGGTATAGCCGTAGCCGGGAGAGAGGCCTCGCTGCAGCCGGCCGGCGATCGCCGACGCCTCGCCGACGCCGGCGAGTCCGGCGAGGGCGCCCGCGATGCCCATGATGAGCAGGGTATGCCGCACGAGACTCATCCCCGTGTACCGAGCCGCCCGTGGATTGTCCCCGATCACCCTGACCTCGAGCCCCCAGCGGGTCCGGTAGAGGGCGACGGTCACGATCACCACCGCGACAAGCGCGAGGAGGAGACCCAGATGTACGCGGGTCCCCGGAATGATGAACGGCAGGCGCGCGCCCTGTGGAAACGTCGCCGAGAGCGGGAACCCGCGGCTGGCCGGATCCTTCCACGGACCGTAGATGAGGTGGTCTACGAACAGCAACGCGATGTAGTTCATCAGAAGCGTCGTGATGGTCTCGTTCACGTCGAGCCAGGCGCGCAACGCTCCGGCCGCGAGCGCCCACAACGCGCCGGCGACCATCCCCGCCACGACCACCGCGAGCATGGCCACCGCGGAATGGCCGATCGGGGTGAACAGCGCCATCCAAGCCGCGCCGATCGCGCCGAGCTGGAGCTGGCCTTCGGCCCCAATGTTCCAGAGTTTCATCCGGGCGGGGAGGAGCACCGCCAATCCTGTCAGGATGAGGGGGGTGGCTTTGACCAGCGTCTCCCCAATCCCGAACCCGCTGCCGAACGGCTCGCCCAAGAGGTCCGCATACGCCGCCAGCGGGTTCACCCCGGCGAGCCACAATACCACCGCGCCCGCGGCGAGCGCCAAGGCGATCGAGAGCAGGGGGATCGCAAACGAGGCCCACGGATGCGGG
It encodes the following:
- a CDS encoding ABC transporter permease, which produces MIALERREAPHPWASFAIPLLSIALALAAGAVVLWLAGVNPLAAYADLLGEPFGSGFGIGETLVKATPLILTGLAVLLPARMKLWNIGAEGQLQLGAIGAAWMALFTPIGHSAVAMLAVVVAGMVAGALWALAAGALRAWLDVNETITTLLMNYIALLFVDHLIYGPWKDPASRGFPLSATFPQGARLPFIIPGTRVHLGLLLALVAVVIVTVALYRTRWGLEVRVIGDNPRAARYTGMSLVRHTLLIMGIAGALAGLAGVGEASAIAGRLQRGLSPGYGYTAIIVAWLAKLNPVAVVIVAVLLGGLYLGGDSLQISLGLPIAVVNMLQGLIFFFVLGGEVLAGYRVAIGRRRVAPISTGSGAVR